The Shewanella sp. NFH-SH190041 genome has a window encoding:
- the hemB gene encoding porphobilinogen synthase, with the protein MNIITSAFPNRRMRRMRKHDFSRRLMAENQLSVNDLIYPMFVLEGNNRTEQIASMPGIERYSIDLLLKEAEELVALGIPMIALFPVTPAEKKTLMAEEAYNADALVQRAVRALKREFPELGVMTDVALDPFTTHGQDGIIDETGYILNDITTDILVKQALSHAEAGADVVAPSDMMDGRIGAIREALEEAGYVNTQIMAYSAKYSSTYYGPFRDAVGSAGNLKGGNKHTYQMDPANSDEALYEVAMDIQEGADMVMVKPGMPYLDVVRRVKTELGVPTFAYQVSGEYAMHMAAIQNGWLSEKATIMESLLCFKRAGADGVLTYFAKQAAQWLKEDK; encoded by the coding sequence GTGAATATCATTACCAGTGCTTTCCCAAACCGCAGAATGCGCCGCATGCGCAAACATGACTTCAGCCGCCGCCTGATGGCTGAAAACCAGCTGTCGGTCAATGATCTTATTTATCCAATGTTTGTACTGGAAGGTAACAATCGTACCGAACAGATTGCGTCTATGCCTGGCATCGAACGCTATTCTATCGATCTGTTGCTAAAAGAAGCCGAAGAGCTAGTTGCATTGGGCATTCCAATGATCGCCCTGTTCCCAGTGACCCCAGCAGAAAAGAAAACTCTGATGGCTGAAGAGGCTTACAATGCTGATGCCTTGGTGCAACGAGCAGTACGTGCTTTGAAGCGGGAATTCCCTGAGCTGGGTGTGATGACTGACGTAGCGCTGGATCCTTTCACGACTCATGGTCAGGATGGCATTATTGATGAGACAGGTTATATCCTGAACGATATCACTACTGACATTCTTGTGAAGCAGGCACTGTCCCACGCTGAAGCAGGCGCTGACGTTGTGGCACCATCTGATATGATGGACGGTCGTATTGGCGCTATCCGTGAAGCATTGGAAGAAGCTGGTTACGTCAACACGCAAATCATGGCATACAGTGCCAAATACTCTTCTACCTATTACGGTCCATTCCGTGATGCAGTTGGCTCTGCTGGCAACCTCAAAGGTGGCAACAAGCATACCTATCAAATGGATCCAGCCAACAGTGATGAAGCCCTGTATGAAGTCGCCATGGATATTCAAGAAGGCGCTGATATGGTGATGGTGAAGCCAGGTATGCCTTATCTGGATGTGGTTCGCCGAGTAAAAACCGAGCTAGGTGTCCCCACATTTGCTTATCAGGTGAGCGGTGAATATGCCATGCATATGGCAGCGATTCAAAATGGTTGGTTATCAGAAAAAGCCACCATTATGGAATCTTTGCTGTGCTTTAAGCGTGCCGGTGCCGATGGTGTGTTAACTTATTTTGCTAAACAAGCCGCTCAGTGGCTGAAAGAAGATAAGTAA
- a CDS encoding thioredoxin family protein translates to MNNTIKALLTTTTLFFSAGAFAGGCSFNNGSQDPNQIATCTQEDQEVILTGKITPQTLLELPEFADHADNYHPDQKTVAALKQINTPTDIVVIIGTWCPDCHRETPRFIRLMDAVDNPNITVTYIGVDRSKQDPDNLSGQYEFTRIPTFIVMQQGHEIGRIIERPKNSLEQDLLAILKR, encoded by the coding sequence ATGAACAACACCATAAAAGCCCTGCTCACTACGACCACATTATTCTTCAGTGCTGGCGCTTTTGCCGGAGGCTGCAGTTTCAATAATGGCAGCCAGGACCCTAACCAAATTGCAACCTGCACCCAAGAGGATCAAGAAGTGATATTGACTGGCAAGATTACCCCACAGACATTACTGGAACTACCTGAGTTTGCAGATCACGCTGACAACTATCACCCTGACCAAAAAACAGTTGCCGCGTTAAAACAGATCAACACGCCCACAGATATTGTTGTGATAATCGGCACCTGGTGCCCAGATTGCCATCGAGAAACCCCTCGATTTATCCGCCTGATGGATGCGGTGGACAATCCCAATATTACCGTAACCTATATCGGGGTCGACCGTAGCAAGCAAGATCCTGACAACCTGTCAGGTCAATATGAGTTCACCCGGATCCCTACATTTATCGTTATGCAGCAAGGGCACGAAATTGGTCGTATTATTGAACGACCCAAAAACTCTCTGGAGCAAGATTTATTAGCTATCCTCAAACGGTAA